In a single window of the Streptomyces sp. NBC_00094 genome:
- a CDS encoding arylamine N-acetyltransferase: MNIRPADTPTAPTAVPATDTPTAVPATDHLTAVPATDTPTPEARHRPPTTEARPEGRPADFVPVPDPSPTDHRPDRWSGELLHLDAYLARIGYDGPREPTLAVLRDLQRAHTTHIPFENVHAVLGRDLPLDLPSIEARLVDDRRGGYCFEHVLLFAAALERLGFHVTGMIGRVSLGAPKVLPATHGLLAVTARDDDREWLCDVGFGAGPLGPIEIADGAHVAYEGWRHRLERRPGAHGIDQWWLYQTAPGPSGPDNDPERVPTPWIDRHTFTLTAQYPIDYVVGSHFVGTNARSPFVRRLFAQRMTPAAHYGMDDLTLVTTRPDGTNTTEEIAPEALDGTLREVFGIALTEEELRELAARRSAAATSTA; this comes from the coding sequence ATGAACATCCGACCGGCAGACACCCCGACCGCCCCGACCGCAGTCCCCGCCACCGACACCCCGACCGCAGTCCCCGCCACTGACCACCTGACGGCAGTGCCCGCCACCGACACCCCGACCCCCGAGGCACGCCACCGACCCCCGACCACCGAGGCACGCCCGGAGGGCCGACCCGCCGATTTCGTCCCCGTCCCCGACCCCAGCCCCACCGACCACCGACCCGACCGGTGGTCCGGCGAACTCCTCCACCTCGACGCCTATCTGGCCCGGATCGGGTACGACGGCCCCCGCGAGCCCACCCTCGCCGTCCTGCGCGACCTCCAGCGCGCCCACACCACCCACATCCCCTTCGAGAACGTCCACGCCGTCCTCGGCCGGGACCTGCCCCTCGACCTGCCCTCCATCGAGGCCCGCCTCGTCGACGACCGGCGAGGCGGCTACTGCTTCGAGCACGTCCTCCTCTTCGCCGCCGCCCTCGAACGCCTCGGGTTCCACGTCACCGGCATGATCGGACGGGTCAGCCTCGGCGCGCCCAAGGTTCTCCCCGCCACCCACGGCCTGCTCGCCGTGACCGCCCGCGACGACGACCGCGAGTGGCTGTGCGACGTCGGCTTCGGGGCCGGTCCGCTCGGACCGATCGAGATCGCCGACGGGGCCCACGTCGCGTACGAGGGCTGGCGGCATCGGTTGGAGCGGCGGCCCGGCGCCCACGGCATCGATCAATGGTGGCTGTACCAGACGGCCCCCGGTCCGTCCGGGCCGGACAACGACCCCGAGCGGGTCCCGACCCCCTGGATCGACCGGCACACCTTCACCCTCACCGCCCAGTACCCGATCGACTACGTCGTCGGCAGCCACTTCGTGGGCACGAACGCGCGCTCCCCGTTCGTCCGCCGGCTCTTCGCACAGCGCATGACCCCGGCCGCCCACTACGGCATGGACGACCTGACACTCGTCACCACCCGCCCCGACGGGACGAACACCACCGAGGAGATCGCCCCGGAGGCCCTGGACGGGACCCTGCGCGAGGTGTTCGGGATCGCCCTCACGGAGGAGGAACTCCGCGAGCTCGCCGCCCGCCGATCGGCCGCGGCGACGTCGACGGCCTGA
- a CDS encoding dienelactone hydrolase family protein, producing MTTVTTRTVAYPADDLTMIGHLALPAGVDRRPAVLIGPEGPGLNDVQRQRADALAELGYVALAFDIHGGRWFTDPQDMLDRVMPLLADPDRMRGIGHAALDVLRAEPRTDPDRIAAIGYGTGGAIVLELGRDGVDLRAIGTVNALTTGRPGEAARIRCPVWAGVGSDDPIMPPAQRDAFAAEMQAAGVDWRLVVYGGAQHAFHHPPVDHAVVPGVAYHPRHARRAWQDIVDLLAENLPETE from the coding sequence ATGACGACGGTCACCACACGCACGGTCGCGTACCCGGCCGACGACCTGACGATGATCGGGCACCTCGCGCTCCCCGCCGGTGTCGACCGCCGGCCCGCGGTCCTGATCGGACCCGAGGGGCCGGGCCTGAACGACGTCCAGCGTCAACGTGCCGACGCCCTCGCCGAACTCGGTTACGTGGCGCTGGCGTTCGACATCCACGGAGGGCGCTGGTTCACCGACCCACAGGACATGCTGGACCGCGTGATGCCGCTGCTCGCCGACCCCGACCGGATGCGGGGCATCGGCCATGCGGCACTCGATGTGCTGCGCGCCGAACCACGGACCGACCCCGACCGGATCGCCGCCATCGGCTACGGCACGGGGGGCGCGATCGTGCTGGAACTCGGGCGCGACGGCGTCGACCTGCGCGCGATCGGGACGGTCAACGCACTGACCACCGGCCGACCGGGCGAGGCGGCACGCATCCGCTGCCCCGTGTGGGCCGGAGTCGGGTCGGACGACCCGATCATGCCGCCGGCGCAACGGGACGCCTTCGCCGCCGAGATGCAGGCCGCGGGCGTCGACTGGCGCCTCGTGGTCTACGGCGGAGCCCAGCACGCCTTTCACCACCCGCCGGTCGACCACGCCGTGGTCCCCGGCGTCGCCTACCACCCGCGGCATGCGCGGCGCGCCTGGCAGGACATCGTCGACCTGCTCGCCGAGAACCTGCCCGAAACGGAGTGA
- a CDS encoding IS701 family transposase — translation MGGVLVDAQLWAGELKALHERFVHRFARSEPRESALAYMQGLVAPLERKNGWTLAEEAGHAGPDRIHRLLNRIDWDADEVLDDVRGYVVEHLGDREAVLIVDDTAFLKKGVRSAGVQRQYSGTAGRTENCQVGVFLAYATGRGRTLIDRRLYLPTSWTDNRDRCRQAGIGDTVGFETKVVMAKAMVRRAIAERIPFRWVTADAAYGFSKGWRSELEQADVFHVMATTRHDTVVTRWAIDHPVHDLFHGLPRQKWKRRSCGNGSHGPRVFDWARVEVRPWHREDRRHWVIARRNVSRPEEISYYIAYCPADTTLDQLIRVAGSRWAVEECFQTAKQECGLDDYQVRRYPGWHRHMTLAMAAHACLTVLRARELDAEKAETDPPTSSPSASPSSDA, via the coding sequence ATGGGTGGGGTACTGGTTGATGCCCAGTTGTGGGCGGGTGAGTTGAAGGCTCTGCATGAGCGGTTCGTGCACCGTTTTGCCAGGTCGGAGCCACGTGAGTCGGCGCTTGCGTATATGCAGGGGCTGGTGGCTCCGCTGGAGCGGAAGAACGGCTGGACGCTGGCGGAGGAGGCCGGTCATGCGGGTCCGGACCGGATCCACCGCTTGTTGAACCGGATCGACTGGGACGCGGACGAGGTTCTGGACGACGTGCGTGGGTATGTCGTCGAGCATCTCGGCGACCGTGAAGCGGTGCTGATCGTCGACGACACCGCATTCCTGAAGAAGGGCGTGCGGTCAGCCGGTGTCCAGCGGCAATACTCCGGAACCGCCGGACGGACGGAGAACTGCCAGGTCGGGGTCTTCCTCGCCTATGCCACCGGTCGCGGCCGCACACTGATCGACCGCCGCCTGTATCTGCCCACGTCATGGACGGACAACCGCGACAGGTGTCGCCAGGCCGGCATCGGGGACACGGTCGGCTTCGAGACGAAGGTGGTGATGGCCAAGGCCATGGTCCGCCGGGCGATCGCGGAGCGGATTCCGTTCCGGTGGGTGACTGCGGATGCCGCCTACGGATTCTCCAAAGGCTGGCGGTCCGAACTCGAGCAGGCCGATGTCTTCCATGTCATGGCCACCACCCGGCACGACACCGTCGTCACCCGCTGGGCCATCGACCATCCCGTCCACGACCTGTTCCACGGTCTGCCGAGGCAGAAGTGGAAGCGCCGGTCCTGCGGCAACGGCTCCCATGGACCACGGGTCTTCGACTGGGCGAGAGTCGAGGTCCGCCCCTGGCACCGGGAAGACCGGCGGCACTGGGTGATCGCCCGCCGCAACGTGAGCCGACCCGAGGAGATCTCGTACTACATCGCCTACTGCCCCGCCGACACCACCCTCGACCAGTTGATCCGCGTCGCCGGCAGCCGATGGGCGGTCGAGGAGTGCTTCCAGACCGCGAAGCAGGAATGCGGCCTGGACGACTACCAGGTCCGCCGCTATCCCGGCTGGCACCGCCACATGACCCTGGCCATGGCCGCCCACGCCTGCCTCACCGTCCTGCGAGCCCGCGAACTCGATGCGGAGAAAGCAGAAACGGATCCTCCGACCTCGTCCCCCTCAGCCTCCCCGAGCTCAGACGCCTGA
- a CDS encoding acetylxylan esterase, with protein sequence MSQFDLPIDQLRTYRSASVEPEDFDAFWAKTLDESRAFPLDARFEPVETGLTTVETYDVTFAGFDGQPVKGWFVLPAGTSEPLPVVVEFLGYGGGRDLPHAHLLWASAGFAHFVMDTRGQGSGWAVGDTPDPVGSGPALPGFMTRGIEAPATYYYRRLFTDAVRAVEAARSHPLVDAGRTAVTGGSQGGGITLAVAGLVRDLVAVAPDVPFLCDFPRATTITDRTPYREIGNYLKTHRSRVEQARNTLAYFDGVHFAARATAPALFSTALEDLTCPPSTVFAAFNAYAPEDKAIEVYDFNDHEGGGSFQQAAQLRWLPGRLRG encoded by the coding sequence ATGAGCCAGTTCGACCTGCCCATCGACCAACTCCGGACGTACCGCAGCGCGTCCGTGGAGCCGGAGGACTTCGACGCCTTCTGGGCGAAGACCCTCGACGAGTCCCGCGCGTTCCCGCTCGACGCGCGCTTCGAGCCCGTCGAGACGGGGCTCACCACGGTGGAGACGTACGACGTGACCTTCGCCGGGTTCGACGGGCAGCCGGTCAAGGGATGGTTCGTCCTGCCGGCCGGCACGTCCGAACCGCTGCCGGTGGTGGTCGAGTTCCTGGGGTACGGGGGCGGGCGCGACCTGCCGCACGCGCATCTGCTCTGGGCCTCGGCCGGGTTCGCGCACTTCGTGATGGACACCCGAGGCCAGGGCAGCGGCTGGGCCGTCGGCGACACTCCCGACCCGGTCGGCAGCGGTCCGGCGCTCCCCGGATTCATGACCCGCGGCATCGAGGCTCCGGCCACCTACTACTACCGGCGGCTCTTCACGGACGCGGTCCGCGCCGTGGAGGCCGCGCGTTCGCACCCGCTGGTGGACGCCGGCCGCACGGCGGTGACCGGCGGGAGCCAGGGCGGTGGCATCACCCTGGCGGTCGCCGGTCTCGTGCGGGACCTGGTGGCCGTGGCCCCGGACGTGCCGTTCCTGTGCGACTTCCCGCGCGCGACGACGATCACGGACCGCACCCCGTACCGCGAGATCGGCAACTACCTCAAGACCCACCGCAGCCGCGTCGAGCAGGCCCGGAACACGCTGGCCTACTTCGACGGGGTCCACTTCGCGGCCCGCGCGACGGCGCCGGCCCTCTTCTCGACCGCGCTTGAGGACCTGACGTGCCCGCCGTCGACGGTGTTCGCCGCCTTCAACGCGTACGCGCCCGAGGACAAGGCCATCGAGGTCTACGACTTCAACGACCACGAGGGCGGCGGCTCCTTCCAGCAGGCGGCCCAGCTCCGCTGGTTGCCGGGGCGCCTGCGCGGCTGA